Part of the Rhizoctonia solani chromosome 2, complete sequence genome is shown below.
AGGCTCGGTTACTTGCATTATTTAGAGGCGTTGATCTGAGTAGAAATTTCTACTTTAGCTACACGTATGATGTCACTTCGACGCTTCAGCACAATCTCACTAAATTTGGCTATAAAGCCTGTCCTCAAATATCTAAAACCCTTATTTCAACGATCGATATGCTTGGAATCACTGCCTTTTGTCGAATGCATTCCCCCTTCGCGAACATAATGGTGGCCCTGGTGATTGGAGGGCGAAAAGCCCGTGGGTGATACCGATGATATATGGACACGTAGATCAAGCTAGTAAGCTATTTCTCTAAACGCCCGACCTAGTTGACCAGCCCTCGTAGAGTTGAACGTCTTTGGCCGAATTATTTACATTACGCTTATCGCCCGCCGGTCTCGCCATTTTGCTGGAGTTCGATACTTGAAGCGGGGGGTGGATGAAGAGGTATAGTGCATGTATGTTGAGCAGACATAGGAAGATAATATCTGGGATGCAGGGTAATGTTGCTAATGAAGTAGAGACCGAGCAAATTGTGTCGGAAGCGTCAACCACAGGTTTTTATGGTCCCCCGGAGAGATTTCGTGAAGGCATCACTGAGACTGGCTGGGTCCGTGTACCAAACCCTCGATACACTAGCTACGTCCAGGTCAGACATTTTTGTCGGTAACAATGCTGTTTCTTATTTGCATTATTAAGCACCGAGGCAGTATTCCCATATTTTGGACCCAGGATACTACAAATCTTAACCCAAAGCCACCCATTGAAAGTATGTACAAAAGATTCCTGGTCTTTTTCTATAGCTAAGCTTGTTAGTCACGGTTGTCGACCCATTCTACGCTCCTGCGGGTCGTCATTTCGATCGCCTGTTTGCCCGATACGGAACACCGATCATGGTTCTGAATCTTATTAAGGTCAATTTATTGTAGATCAGATCCGTGGCTTATTGACTCATAGTAGATTAGTCACGAGAGCCTCAGCCCCGAGAGTCCAAGCTCCTACATGAATTTGGAGCATGTGTAGAGTATTTGAATCAGTTCCTGCCAGAAGGAAAGAAAATAATGTATGAAGCATGGGACATGTCTCAAGCTTACAAAGGGTGAGCACTCAATTTTCTATCTTCGACTATGGCTCAGTTGGACGGATGTATCAACAGCAAGAAACAAGATGTTATCAGTTATCTTGAGGACTACGCCGAAATGTCAATAAACCTCACCGGATTTTTTCACTCGGGACCTGAGCCGTTTTCACACAAGTTGCGGTCCGAATCTGAGTAAGTCTATTGTGCATCCAGTGTCATAGTGGCTAATCAGCGAACAAACCCCAGAGCTGTCCCTTATCGTGATACTATGCTGGTTCAGAATGGTGTTTGCCGCACGAATTGTGTTGACTGCCTCGACCGAACCAATGCTGCACAGTTTGTCTTTGGTAAGAGAGCATTAGGCCACCAACTGTATGCGCTAGGGGTTGTGGAGACACCTCAACTGGAATTCGATTCGGATGCGGTAAACATGCTCACTGAGATGTATCATGATCATGGTGATAGTAAGCACTGTCAATCACACTTTGATAGTGCTGTAAGTCTAAATCCATCTGATCAGCGATCGCCCTCCAGTATGCTGGAGGAGCACTTGTCAATAGGGTAGAATCGTACAGGCGGATGCCTCATTGGAACAGCCACTCCCGGGATGTCATCGAGAACATGCGTAGATTCTATGCCAACTCGGTGCTCGGTGTGTAGCGCTTCCCGTGATATTATAACTCGCTTCTTAACGTGTTTTAGATGCCGACAAGCAGGCATCCATCGATGTATTTCTGGGCACTCGTAGTGAGTCTAAGCCTTGCGGGCCGGCCGAACGCCGGGCCTATCAACAATGGTTCCACCCCGAAAACTTGGATCCTGTGTTCGTACCAGTGCAGTGTTCCTCTGCGTTATGTGAATTCGCACAAACACGGGCCGATTTCTGGGATGAATACTATCGACCTAAACTCTTCACTAGTTTACAGAAACACTTCGCGTTCTCGATGTCTAGCAGCTCGAAACTCACAGGGTAAGGACGGGTTGTGATAGTGGTGCCCGAATACTTACACACgctcagggacaaaaagcTTTCCGAACCCGAGTGCAGTCCGTTTATTCCTCGTATAGTGGCCCCAGCCATGCAGCCCCCAAAGTAGGCATAGCTCTGAGTAGCCGCATGGAATGAATTGACGCAATTGATTTCTAGGTTGATGCAGGGAGTTCGAAGATGGATGGGGCAAGGGTCTTCTAAGAGAAAGCCGAACCCCATCACGATCCCGCCTAAAACTAATCCGGCTGAAGATCACCATGAAGTACTTGACTCGCACTCCATAGAAGCCATGGTTGCTCGCGCTCTGTCCCCCGTTGTCTCTGAGAATGAGAGAACGAATACCAGAGGTGAGCCTTGCTACCAAGCTGAAGTGATATATCATTAATTTGGTCGTGGTAGGTATATCGAACAACATGCTGACTTAATCGATACGGCTGGATCTGTCAAAATTGATCAGAAGGATTATAACATTTATCTACACGAGGTTCAAATCGGGCATGGTGAAATTGACGACCTCGATGTTCCTGAAGCATGTTTGAGGCGATATGATGCTCATGCCCAAAGCGCAGCTAGGCCACTCGAAGTAGCCTCGGAGGCAAAGGAAACTTTAGACAAGACCCAGCAATACCTTAATAGTAGCCTTCCGCAGCATGTCGGCTACTACTGAACTTCGGCGAGCATGGGTGTCAAGGGGACTTGTTTATGTGACTAATATTCTCTGTATAATTTGGTAACAACGCTAATGTCACACCAGGCCTTGGAAAAATAGGTATGGTAACAAAGATTTGACATAGTGATTCGAAACCGCAGTGAAAGGTATAACGAATgagaggggggggggaatgTAGCACAAGGTGCTTGAGAGAAATTGATGCAAATCAGACATGTACTGTAACTAAACAACGTAAGGACTGTGATACTGATTTTGTATAGAATAATAAGCGAATTCACAAGCAGAGCAAAAAAGAGGGTGGGGTATTCTCAGTCTGGATATTTAATGGCTCGAAGTATTCGAAGTGGAAGGCTAAGCACCGTATGAACGTTGTCGGCGGAGTTCGAAAAACGAGTCACGGTTCGATTGGTCCTGTTGAGTGGGGATCGGAGGAATGGGGATGTCACGAATATGTTGATACTGGCGTCGGGGGACGATATTCAGAGGACGAGTCGGCGGAAGTTGCCTATAAACTGGAGCTATAGTAGTAGGGTTCGGTAAAGGCATCAACGGCGGGCGTTTAGCCAGAGGAAGAGACCGTGGTGCCTTGCTAGATAGAACAATGCTTGAGCCAAATCCTAAGCAGAGAGGATGTTTGGGCTTACGGGAACCGGTTGATTAACTCTGGCGTGGTCGGACCATCGGATTGATCGCTATCAAGGTCAACGCGCCTGTCGGCAGCAATCACTTCTCTACCAAAGCTACAGCGCATACATTAGCACATATTTCTGAATATGTATATTAAAGCAAACGGAACATACTCAACAACATTTATTTGGCCCGGGATCCAAGTGCCGGGCTGGAGTTGTAAGGGGGGAGCGTTGGGCCTGTCGAGCACCGCGAACCGACGGATGTCATGGTTGTTCTCCAAATGGTGGAGCGCCCTCTCGCGTGCACGGCGACAAGAAGCGGACTCCTTCTCACTCTTACGACGAACGCGCTCTGGGTTTTGTCGAATCAAGTCATAGCGAGGAGGGACTGGGGTGGTGGGGAAGTGCGGTTGGCAGTTCCAAGGGGGGTGTAAGGCTCGCGCTGAATAGTCTGGGGGTTTTGTTTATGGCGATCAACCTGACCCCGCAAAGAGAGTTCATTTGAGGCTCCTGTGATTTTCCAGGCTTCAGAGGGAAGGGACGCTTTGCATCAGGCGAGCCGGCACTGTCCGCCTCATGGCTTGGTGCACGGCTCTGCGGCTCGCCAGTATTGCGGCGGCGGAACAACCTGTCCATAAACGACTTATCTACTGTACCAGAGGGACGCTCCTTCTCAGCCTTGGCTGCGGCCTTGGACTTTAGTTCTTCGAGGTGCTTTAGGGTAGCACGAGTGGCACGCTTGTGCTCCGCCTTCAGTTCGCGCTCATCGCGCGTAGTCCAGGCACGAGTCTCTCCTGTAGCGTAGGCATAAGGCATGGTTGAGATGATTGTAAAAGTGCGCTGGAATGAGCTTGAGAGTGTCGGGTTTGGAGGGTTGCTGGGGAGGCTTTTCCGCGAGCTTTATACGGTTCAGACCCACAACGTGCACCAGCCAACGGCCCAAGGCACACGAGAAAAAAGATGACTTCCGGGCTGAGGTTTGTTTGTTTGGGCCAGTGATGACCGGTGAAAACGGATGATATAGATGGCCGATGCCTGTAGCCACTCATATTCCTTCCTAGTGTGACATCGCCCCATGAGTTGTGAGGTACTATGGCCATAATACTGGAACTCTCTCTACGTATGAGTGTACTTTGGCCAAAAAATTTAAACTATAATGCTAATGGCCCAAGTACTAGGCGAACTACTGACTTAACTTGCAGTGCAGCCTTGGTGGTATAAACCGGAGCTGCAGCGCCGTACAGCATACAGTCACACATAATCGCCAGATGACAGGCAGAACTACGTGAATCAACCGACCATTTAGAGTACAAGACAAGCGGAGATTTCTGTCTACTAGCACGTGTTGGCAAGCGGCTAATTACTATTCGCTCAATTAGGGCGCCTGGAACGGGTTCAAGTGCCACCGTCATTAACAACCCATCTTGGGGGTTAGCGTGTCTGATATGGCCAATGGCATCCTATCCCTTAGTGGTAGCAAACATTGACTCCGCTCTTGCTTTGAAATTTCCAGGGAACCCCATTTTCCGGGCCTCCGTGCTGGCTTTTTACTGGACGGTTTGCGTGTGCCAAACTTCGAGTGAGGGATGACTCTCGAAGTATGAGAGACTAGAACCGTCCAAGGACCAAATGTCATCAATTTCTCGTCCTGAATATCCGAATGAGGGTCAACCCAGCTACGCTTCTCACCTCGTTTCCGAACACTGTGTCTTGCGCTAGGAACAGAGAGTTCGCTAGATTACGTGGGCAGTGCATTTTTTTCCATCATAAATAATACTAACAACAGAGTCGTGGTCAAAGTAGTCGGGCTACGTAAAGCAGATAATTATTTATATGGTATATATGAGTCAATCACCAATAAATATATCAGAATAGGTGACGATATGCGCAGAGCTAACGGTCCGAGGCACCAGTGGCAAATGTTAAGCATTGGTATACGGGTCCTTGTGCCCCTGTTGCATCGGGTAGTCTTGCACAGCTCGGGCCTCTTTTGCTGCCTTGTTTTTCTCCTTTGCCAGGTCCTCTCCAAACACAACGCGCGCATTCACAGAGAAAAGAGCGGCCGTGACCAACCACTCCATTAGAGCCAACAAAACATAAAACTTGACCTTGGTCACAATCGAGAACGGAGGGCTGGCCGAATGAATTAGCGCGAGGCGGTAGGAGCCTGCGATCACCAAGCAGCACGCCATGAAGACCAGAAGCATGGTCGGGTTGACGGGAAGGTCCTTGTGCACTTGGGCGACTAGGACCACGACGATCACTCCGAGGACGATGGCAAGACAGAGAGCAGCGTTGACGTTGCGCAGGGTGCGTAGTTGGGAGGCTTTGTTTGGGTCATTGAAGACGCTACTCATCTGTGTGCCAGCCACTATACCCACGATCAAGGCaatctttttttttcaggGAGGGGGAAGGGGGGTCGTGTGGTCAGACTACAATGGGTCTGAAACATACCAGAAACAACAACTCACGAGAAGAGCCAGCCTCAAGGGTCGGCAGACCCGCTGGGTGGTTTGACCTTGCTTCGGGGAAGTGTGCGTACGAGTAATGTGGTACTCTAGTAGAGTCAGGATTGCGTCGCAGATAATGGGAAAGCCAGCAAGAAGGAAGACTTGTTCGACGATGAACAAAGTTTCCGAGTAGCTGTTGTAAAATAGTTATCTAGCTTATTCAAGCTCGATTACAGAGACAAGCACTCACTCTCCATTCGACTGAACAGCGCGCATTATATAAGTTGCTGTTCGTACGAGCACAAAGATGGCAGGACGGATCATCGTTGTTGTGCGAGACGCCTTGCTCGCTAAGCGCCATGCTACGAATGGAACAAGGCATGCATATGCAATAGTAAATATAATGGATCTACAAGATAAAGTGAGATAACAGCGTAATTTCACACAATGCATACTGACGCGGCAAGGTCTTGGGACTTGGTTGGGATGCCACCAGTAATTGAGAACCCAGAAGGGACCTGAG
Proteins encoded:
- a CDS encoding polyphosphoinositide phosphatase, whose amino-acid sequence is MSTPSSTGLVGISDSELTPRPESDGLETHPWSQTPPSHRTPYVTFNGASTQSASTSKLVIEQPSASRSTLGSGVSEPSFIPQGIYSSGSLASPVSPAPSANHTLPRPPEYGSLPGAVRSTYSIATSSSTHTTSGAKIAGFYTRGSTSFAPSYAPSADPNTPRPLILNKFVLYENKRKLYVVATGASDSRYRMLRIDRAASEELVVTEDEAVYTEREIADILRMLEDGNKVSGGLNKVQEFHGIVGFVRFTAGWYIVLITKRSVRALMGGHYIYHCEDTSIYKICPTMKVENPSEEARYTYDVTSTLQHNLTKFGYKACPQISKTLISTIDMLGITAFCRMHSPFANIMVALVIGGRKAQLNVFGRIIYITLIARRSRHFAGVRYLKRGVDEEGNVANEVETEQIVSEASTTGFYGPPERFREGITETGWVRVPNPRYTSYVQHRGSIPIFWTQDTTNLNPKPPIEITVVDPFYAPAGRHFDRLFARYGTPIMVLNLIKSREPQPRESKLLHEFGACVEYLNQFLPEGKKIMYEAWDMSQAYKGKKQDVISYLEDYAEMSINLTGFFHSGPEPFSHKLRSESEAVPYRDTMLVQNGVCRTNCVDCLDRTNAAQFVFGVVETPQLEFDSDAVNMLTEMYHDHGDTIALQYAGGALVNRVESYRRMPHWNSHSRDVIENMRRFYANSVLDADKQASIDVFLGTRSESKPCGPAERRAYQQWFHPENLDPVFVPVQCSSALCEFAQTRADFWDEYYRPKLFTSLQKHFAFSMSSSSKLTGDKKLSEPECSPFIPRIVAPAMQPPKLMQGVRRWMGQGSSKRKPNPITIPPKTNPAEDHHEVLDSHSIEAMVARALSPVVSENERTNTRGEPCYQAEKDYNIYLHEVQIGHGEIDDLDVPEACLRRYDAHAQSAARPLEVASEAKETLDKTQQYLNSSLPQHVGYY